From Actinomycetes bacterium, a single genomic window includes:
- the pstA gene encoding phosphate ABC transporter permease PstA, with translation MYRSSAPDTGVTTLRGSRRPRRELVFRLALQSALGIAVSFLGVLLAYVVWTGLPRLDADLLRNMPSTLRPETAGAQSAITGTLWVISLTALITVPIGVMSAIYLEEYADPTKWWNRVIDINIQNLAAVPSIVYGILGLGVIARGLGLGLTVLSAAITLSLLVLPVVIIAGREAIRAVPSSIRFGSLALGATQWQTIWKQVLPAAVPGTATGSILALSRAIGEAAPLLLLGALAYISFNPDGVLSQFTVLPVQIYDFIKQSREEFVPLASAAIVVLLVILLAMNSVAIYLRNKFQRRW, from the coding sequence ATCTACCGCAGCAGTGCGCCCGACACGGGTGTCACGACACTCCGCGGAAGCCGGCGGCCCCGGCGCGAGCTCGTGTTCCGCCTCGCGCTGCAGTCGGCTCTCGGCATCGCCGTCTCCTTCCTCGGCGTGCTGCTGGCCTACGTGGTCTGGACCGGGCTGCCGAGGCTGGACGCCGACCTGCTGCGCAACATGCCGTCCACCCTGCGACCCGAGACGGCAGGCGCGCAGTCCGCGATCACCGGCACGCTCTGGGTGATCAGCCTGACGGCCCTGATCACGGTCCCGATCGGTGTCATGTCGGCGATCTACCTGGAGGAGTACGCGGACCCGACCAAGTGGTGGAACAGGGTCATCGACATCAACATCCAGAACCTCGCCGCCGTCCCGTCGATCGTCTACGGCATCCTGGGCCTCGGGGTCATCGCGCGCGGACTGGGCCTTGGCCTCACCGTGCTCTCGGCGGCGATCACCCTGTCCCTCCTGGTGCTCCCGGTAGTGATCATCGCGGGTCGCGAGGCGATCCGCGCGGTCCCGAGCTCTATCCGCTTCGGCTCGCTGGCCCTCGGTGCCACCCAGTGGCAGACCATCTGGAAGCAGGTGCTGCCCGCAGCCGTCCCCGGGACGGCCACCGGGTCGATCCTGGCGCTGTCGCGGGCGATCGGCGAGGCCGCCCCCCTGCTCCTGCTCGGGGCCCTGGCGTACATCTCCTTCAACCCGGACGGGGTGCTCAGCCAGTTCACCGTGCTGCCCGTGCAGATCTACGACTTCATCAAGCAGTCCCGTGAGGAGTTCGTGCCGCTCGCCTCGGCAGCGATCGTCGTGCTGCTGGTGATCCTGCTGGCGATGAACTCCGTCGCGATCTACCTGCGCAACAAGTTCCAGAGACGATGGTGA